In one window of Sardina pilchardus chromosome 23, fSarPil1.1, whole genome shotgun sequence DNA:
- the gal3st1b gene encoding galactosylceramide sulfotransferase: MLHLKRNLPKSLTRRSILGGLLFSVIMAFYCLSSTVQINTHRMSQESPCIQTQNESSKMSHKLFDQESHCVPKTNLMFMKTHKTASSTILNILFRFGDKHHLKFALPDGRNDFFYPSFFHRSHVRGYRSGACFNVIGNHMRFNRLEVEQVLPPDAAYFTILRDPAEVFESSFHYYHGVVPFTWFIPGEDKLRTFLEDPVQYYVPDGYNSFYLKNLLLFDFGYDNLLEPNDPHVTQAIQEVSERFQLVLLAEHFEESLILLKDALCWEMEDLLFLKLNVRKGSSVSRLSPALRAKALQWNSADWRLYRHFNVSFWAKVEAYGRQRMERDVEDLRRRNAEMRALCVEGGAAVDPTRIKNTELAPWQPMGEKSIMGYNLRKDIGSQHAELCRKMLTPEIQYLTELGVNLWVTRLWGWLKDSVFWLS; encoded by the exons ATGCTGCACCTGAAGCGCAATCTGCCAAAGTCACTAACACGGAGATCCATTCTCGGAGGGCTGCTGTTTTCCGTCATTATGGCATTTTACTGTCTCTCTTCAACAGTCCAGATAAATACACATAG GATGTCACAGGAGTCTCCCTGCATTCAAACCCAAAATGAGTCGTCCAAAATGTCTCACAAACTGTTTGATCAAGAAAGTCACTGTGTTCCAAAAACTAACCTCATGTTTATGAAGACCCACAAGACAGCCAGTAGCACCATACTCAACATCCTGTTCCGCTTCGGAGACAAGCACCACCTAAAGTTTGCCCTCCCAGATGGACGCAATGACTTCTTCTACCCATCTTTTTTCCACCGCTCGCATGTGCGAGGCTACCGCTCAGGTGCTTGCTTCAATGTGATTGGCAACCACATGCGCTTCAACAGACTCGAGGTGGAACAGGTTCTTCCTCCAGATGCTGCTTACTTCACCATCCTGCGTGACCCGGCTGAAGTCTTTGAGTCGTCCTTCCACTACTATCACGGAGTGGTGCCGTTCACCTGGTTCATTCCAGGGGAGGACAAACTGAGGACCTTTTTGGAAGACCCAGTGCAGTATTACGTTCCTGATGGATATAACTCATTCTACCTCAAGAACCTGCTGTTGTTTGACTTTGGATATGACAACCTCTTGGAGCCAAATGACCCGCATGTGACACAGGCAATCCAGGAGGTGTCTGAGCGATTTCAGCTGGTTCTGCTGGCTGAGCACTTCGAGGAGTCCCTCATCCTGCTGAAGGACGCCCTCTGCTGGGAAATGGAAGACCTGCTCTTCCTCAAGCTCAACGTAAGGAAGGGCTCCTCTGTATCTCGACTCAGCCCCGCATTGAGGGCCAAGGCCCTTCAATGGAACAGTGCTGACTGGAGGCTCTACCGCCACTTTAACGTCTCTTTCTGGGCTAAAGTGGAAGCGTATGGCCGCCAGCGTATGGAGAGAGACGTGGAGGATCTGAGGAGACGGAACGCAGAGATGAGGGccttgtgtgtggagggtggagcTGCCGTGGACCCTACCAGAATCAAGAACACAGAGCTGGCGCCATGGCAACCCATGGGAGAGAAGTCCATTATGGGATACAATCTGAGAAAGGACATTGGATCTCAGCACGCTGAGCTATGCCGTAAGATGCTCACCCCGGAGATCCAATACTTGACAGAGCTCGGGGTCAACCTCTGGGTCACAAGGCTATGGGGGTGGCTGAAGGACAGTGTCTTCTGGTTGTCTTGA
- the srsf9 gene encoding serine/arginine-rich splicing factor 9, whose product MTDGRIYVGNLPMDVQERDIEDLFYKYGKIRDIELKNNRGTIPFAFVRFEDPRDAEDAVYGRNGYGFGDCKLRVEYPRSSGSKFSGGGGPMGGGGGPRGRFGPPSRRSEFRVIVTGLPPTGSWQDLKDHMREAGDVCFADVQRDGEGVVEFLRREDMEYALRRLDGTEFRSHQGETAYIRVMEERGSSWGRSRSRSRSRGRYSPPYHSRASPPHRYHSPPRHSLSRHSPPSRRPPAQHHSPPPRHYR is encoded by the exons ATGACGGACGGGAGGATTTATGTGGGGAACCTTCCCATGGATGTGCAGGAGAGGGACATTGAGGATCTCTTCTACAAATATGGAAAAATCCGGGACATAGAGCTGAAGAACAACAGAGGCACCATCCCGTTTGCCTTTGTGCGCTTTGAGGACCCACG GGATGCCGAGGATGCTGTCTATGGAAGGAATGGATATGGATTTGGAGACTGTAAGCTGCGTGTGGAATACCCCCGCTCATCCGGATCCAAGtttagtggtggtggaggacccatgggagggggaggaggacccCGGGGAAGGTTCGGACCCCCCTCTCGGAGGTCTGAGTTCCGGGTGATAGTGACTG GTCTCCCTCCTACAGGCAGCTGGCAAGACCTGAAGGACCACATGCGTGAGGCAGGGGATGTGTGTTTTGCAGATGTGCAAcgtgatggagagggagtggtTGAGTTTCTGCGAAGGGAAGACATGGAGTATGCCCTGAGGCGTCTAGATGGGACTGAGTTTCGCTCTCACCAG GGGGAGACTGCTTACATCCGGGTTATGGAGGAAAGGGGCTCCAGCTGGgggcgctctcgctctcggtcCAGATCCCGCGGGCGCTACTCGCCGCCGTACCATAGCAGAGCTTCCCCTCCTCACCGCTACCACTCACCCCCTCGTCACTCCCTGTCCCGCCATAGCCCCCCCAGCCGCAGGCCACCCGCACAGCACCACAGTCCCCCTCCACGCCACTACCGATAA